From Candidatus Woesearchaeota archaeon, one genomic window encodes:
- a CDS encoding metal-dependent hydrolase, which produces MLMKTHVAFAALFALIALKYVAVSHQILFFLLVLFGALLPDIDHPKSTIGKYFKIIGKLFKHRGIFHSLFALPLITLLVYWLFDTTRFTFPLLLGYTSHLIGDMLSKEGIKPFTPLSNWTWRGGVFRVGSPTEFIILGLLLALDGYLLLHT; this is translated from the coding sequence ATGTTGATGAAAACACACGTGGCCTTTGCAGCGCTCTTCGCACTCATCGCACTCAAGTACGTTGCAGTATCGCATCAAATCTTGTTCTTTCTTCTCGTACTTTTTGGAGCACTACTTCCCGACATTGATCACCCTAAATCAACAATAGGAAAATACTTCAAAATTATTGGAAAACTCTTCAAACACAGAGGGATTTTTCATTCTCTTTTCGCATTGCCACTCATCACCCTTCTTGTGTACTGGTTGTTTGACACCACTCGTTTCACTTTTCCTCTTCTTCTCGGATACACATCACATCTTATAGGAGATATGCTCTCTAAAGAAGGTATAAAACCATTCACCCCTCTTTCTAACTGGACGTGGAGAGGGGGTGTTTTTCGTGTTGGGAGCCCCACGGAATTCATCATCTTAGGTTTGCTCTTAGCACTTGATGGTTACTTGTTGCTTCACACCTAA